One part of the Quercus lobata isolate SW786 chromosome 7, ValleyOak3.0 Primary Assembly, whole genome shotgun sequence genome encodes these proteins:
- the LOC115952794 gene encoding serine/threonine-protein kinase D6PKL1-like isoform X2 — protein MGSFSGTCEIVEASEELNLGGQHSRSYNDKDRKFPMLRLGRKDSIEGDINQLFEAISLKPLSKDLRLSQDGTSPLNKSALKRPITVGMSNSPRFGNSEPVSLKQALRELCISKASEMAAMKRLSKSTGSPGVSEAGRIKTLYNAVVVEASESGLSLAEGKRSLVKISLVPEESKSNSFGKMPEHCQMPNMKSPSQSSHSSPRFTAAKTQNNAGNIQNEIVSTSRIVGDHTPKVELAQKEKHASAPSPSSSSTAGNISELVEKVPASMKLANKAAAPKPGRKGRMQAVPSSSSVVGGRASKLSRNTPRSVKSVVRNKTSVKKKLKQNSSSAACTSTAYDKVNNDLDSSKGQLVCERCHCTLKNESNEFKQDPLMSHSAGPTIEVSPNNVHSGASKPGIASNSISKSRAVVIKAKKNTKSKEKGEFSQSSKSSQGEYSSSTSISDESNVSGSSCGNRPHMSKDVRWEAIRHARMQQGVLGLSHFNLLKKLGCGDIGTVYLAELIGTNCLFAIKVMDNEFLARRNKMPRAQTEREILRMLDHPFLPTLYTQFTADNLSCLVMEYCPGGDLHVLRQKQFGRSFPEAAARFYVAEVLLALEYLHMLGVVYRDLKPENILVREDGHIMLTDFDLSLRCTVSPTLLKSSSSSSTADPVRISGPCTDSRCAEPFCIEPSCQVPCFSPRFLPAAAKTRKLKVDPAVKVRSLPQLVAEPTDARSNSFVGTHEYLAPEIIKGEGHGAAVDWWTFGVFLYELLYGRTPFKSGNNNNDETLANVVLQSLKFPDSPLVSFQARDLIRGLLVKEPENRLGSMKGAAEIKQHPFFEGLNWALIRCTIPPELPDLCDFGFATPASQETSNKYLECKAAGEHLEFELF, from the exons ATGGGTTCGTTTTCTGGTACTTGTGAAATTGTTGAAGCAAGTGAGGAGCTGAATCTAGGTGGTCAACATTCTAGGTCATATAATGACAAAGATCGGAAATTTCCTATGCTCAGACTTGGACGTAAGGATTCCATAGAAGGTGATATTAATCAACTTTTTGAGGCAATTAGTCTTAAACCTTTGTCCAAGGACTTGCGTCTTTCACAAGATGGAACAAGCCCTTTAAACAAAAGTGCCTTGAAAAGGCCAATTACAGTCGGTATGTCTAATTCACCGAGATTTGGGAATTCAGAACCTGTATCGCTGAAACAGGCATTAAGGGAGCTATGCATTTCCAAGGCATCAGAAATGGCTGCTATGAAACGGTTATCAAAGTCAACTGGTTCCCCAGGAGTCTCAGAAGCTGGAAGGATAAAGACATTGTACAATGCAGTTGTGGTTGAAGCTAGTGAATCTGGCCTATCCTTAGCTGAAGGTAAACGGAGTCTGGTCAAAATATCACTGGTGCCAGAAGAAAGCAAATCAAATTCTTTTGGGAAGATGCCTGAGCATTGTCAAATGCCCAACATGAAGTCACCAAGTCAAAGTTCCCATTCCTCTCCTAGATTTACTGctgcaaaaacacaaaataatgcTGGTAATATACAAAATGAGATTGTTTCTACATCAAGGATAGTTGGGGATCATACACCAAAGGTAGAGCTTGCACAGAAAGAGAAGCATGCATCTGCAccttctccatcttcttctagTACTGCTGGCAACATATCAGAGCTGGTTGAAAAAGTTCCTGCCTCAATGAAGTTAGCAAATAAAGCAGCGGCACCTAAGCCTGGGCGGAAAGGCAGAATGCAAGCCGTACCTTCTTCTAGTTCAGTTGTTGGTGGTAGGGCGAGCAAGTTATCCAGGAATACCCCCCGCTCTGTCAAATCAGTTGTTAGGAACAAGACTTCTGTCAAGAAGAAACTAAAGCAGAATTCAAGCTCTGCTGCCTGCACTTCTACTGCATATGACAAAGTTAATAATGACTTGGATTCTAGTAAAGGTCAACTGGTTTGTGAGAGATGCCACTGTACTTTGAAGAATGAAAGTAACGAGTTCAAACAAGATCCTCTAATGTCCCACTCAGCCGGTCCAACCATTGAAGTAAGCCCAAATAATGTCCACTCTGGAGCAAGCAAGCCAGGCATCGCCTCAAACAGCATTAGTAAAAGCAGAGCTGTCGTtatcaaagcaaaaaagaacacaaaatcaaaagagaAGGGGGAATTTTCCCAAAGTTCAAAAAGTAGTCAAGGTGAGTATAGTAGTAGCACAAGTATCAGTGATGAGAGCAATGTGAGTGGGTCTAGTTGTGGTAACAGGCCTCACATGTCAAAGGATGTGAGGTGGGAAGCCATCCGTCATGCACGAATGCAGCAGGGAGTCCTGGGTTTGAGTCACTTCAATCTTTTAAAGAAGCTTGGTTGTGGTGACATTGGAACTGTATATCTTGCTGAGCTGATTGGTACAAATTGCCTATTTGCTATAAAGGTCATGGACAATGAATTTTTGGCTAGAAGGAATAAGATGCCAAGGGCTCAAACTGAAAGAGAAATATTGAGAATGCTGGATCATCCATTTCTCCCAACACTATATACCCAAttcacagcagataatttatcATGCTTAGTTATGGAGTATTGTCCAGGTGGAGATCTTCATGTCCTACGGCAGAAGCAGTTTGGCAGGAGTTTTCCTGAAGCAGCAGCTAG GTTTTATGTTGCTGAAGTCCTCCTTGCTTTGGAGTACTTGCACATGCTTGGAGTTGTGTACCGGGATTTAAAACCAGAGAACATTCTTGTTAGGGAAGATGGTCACATTATGCTCACAGACTTTGACCTCTCACTCAGATGTACTGTGAGTCCAACTCTCTTgaaatcatcttcatcttcatctacTGCAGATCCTGTAAGGATATCCGGCCCATGTACAGATTCTAGATGTGCTGAACCTTTCTGCATTGAACCATCCTGTCAAGTCCCCTGCTTCAGCCCTAGGTTTTTACCTGCTGCTGCAAAAACAAGGAAGTTAAAAGTTGACCCTGCAGTCAAGGTCAGATCGTTGCCACAGCTTGTGGCTGAGCCCACTGATGCACGATCCAATTCCTTTGTTGGTACCCATGAATATCTGGCTCCTGAGATAATTAAAGGAGAGGGTCACGGAGCTGCAGTTGATTGGTGGACGTTTGGTGTCTTTCTTTATGAGCTTCTATATGGTAGAACACCATTTAAAAgtggtaataataataatgacgaAACTTTAGCTAATGTAGTGTTGCAGAGTCTCAAATTCCCTGACAGCCCACTCGTCAGTTTCCAGGCAAGAGATCTCATCAGAGGGTTGTTGGTAAAGGAGCCAGAGAATCGGTTAGGATCCATGAAAGGGGCGGCTGAGATTAAGCAGCACCCCTTCTTTGAAGGCCTGAATTGGGCATTGATACGTTGCACCATTCCACCAGAGCTACCTGACCTTTGTGATTTTGGATTTGCAACCCCGGCTTCCCAGGAAACATCAAATAAGTATTTGGAATGTAAAGCTGCAGGAGAGCACCTGGAGTTTGAATTGTTTTAG
- the LOC115952794 gene encoding serine/threonine-protein kinase D6PKL1-like isoform X1, translated as MGSFSGTCEIVEASEELNLGGQHSRSYNDKDRKFPMLRLGRKDSIEGDINQLFEAISLKPLSKDLRLSQDGTSPLNKSALKRPITVGMSNSPRFGNSEPVSLKQALRELCISKASEMAAMKRLSKSTGSPGVSEAGRIKTLYNAVVVEASESGLSLAEGKRSLVKISLVPEESKSNSFGKMPEHCQMPNMKSPSQSSHSSPRFTAAKTQNNAGNIQNEIVSTSRIVGDHTPKVELAQKEKHASAPSPSSSSTAGNISELVEKVPASMKLANKAAAPKPGRKGRMQAVPSSSSVVGGRASKLSRNTPRSVKSVVRNKTSVKKKLKQNSSSAACTSTAYDKVNNDLDSSKGQLVCERCHCTLKNESNEFKQDPLMSHSAGPTIEVSPNNVHSGASKPGIASNSISKSRAVVIKAKKNTKSKEKGEFSQSSKSSQGEYSSSTSISDESNVSGSSCGNRPHMSKDVRWEAIRHARMQQGVLGLSHFNLLKKLGCGDIGTVYLAELIGTNCLFAIKVMDNEFLARRNKMPRAQTEREILRMLDHPFLPTLYTQFTADNLSCLVMEYCPGGDLHVLRQKQFGRSFPEAAASKQHHCCCSQLPTAPACVLTWFYVAEVLLALEYLHMLGVVYRDLKPENILVREDGHIMLTDFDLSLRCTVSPTLLKSSSSSSTADPVRISGPCTDSRCAEPFCIEPSCQVPCFSPRFLPAAAKTRKLKVDPAVKVRSLPQLVAEPTDARSNSFVGTHEYLAPEIIKGEGHGAAVDWWTFGVFLYELLYGRTPFKSGNNNNDETLANVVLQSLKFPDSPLVSFQARDLIRGLLVKEPENRLGSMKGAAEIKQHPFFEGLNWALIRCTIPPELPDLCDFGFATPASQETSNKYLECKAAGEHLEFELF; from the exons ATGGGTTCGTTTTCTGGTACTTGTGAAATTGTTGAAGCAAGTGAGGAGCTGAATCTAGGTGGTCAACATTCTAGGTCATATAATGACAAAGATCGGAAATTTCCTATGCTCAGACTTGGACGTAAGGATTCCATAGAAGGTGATATTAATCAACTTTTTGAGGCAATTAGTCTTAAACCTTTGTCCAAGGACTTGCGTCTTTCACAAGATGGAACAAGCCCTTTAAACAAAAGTGCCTTGAAAAGGCCAATTACAGTCGGTATGTCTAATTCACCGAGATTTGGGAATTCAGAACCTGTATCGCTGAAACAGGCATTAAGGGAGCTATGCATTTCCAAGGCATCAGAAATGGCTGCTATGAAACGGTTATCAAAGTCAACTGGTTCCCCAGGAGTCTCAGAAGCTGGAAGGATAAAGACATTGTACAATGCAGTTGTGGTTGAAGCTAGTGAATCTGGCCTATCCTTAGCTGAAGGTAAACGGAGTCTGGTCAAAATATCACTGGTGCCAGAAGAAAGCAAATCAAATTCTTTTGGGAAGATGCCTGAGCATTGTCAAATGCCCAACATGAAGTCACCAAGTCAAAGTTCCCATTCCTCTCCTAGATTTACTGctgcaaaaacacaaaataatgcTGGTAATATACAAAATGAGATTGTTTCTACATCAAGGATAGTTGGGGATCATACACCAAAGGTAGAGCTTGCACAGAAAGAGAAGCATGCATCTGCAccttctccatcttcttctagTACTGCTGGCAACATATCAGAGCTGGTTGAAAAAGTTCCTGCCTCAATGAAGTTAGCAAATAAAGCAGCGGCACCTAAGCCTGGGCGGAAAGGCAGAATGCAAGCCGTACCTTCTTCTAGTTCAGTTGTTGGTGGTAGGGCGAGCAAGTTATCCAGGAATACCCCCCGCTCTGTCAAATCAGTTGTTAGGAACAAGACTTCTGTCAAGAAGAAACTAAAGCAGAATTCAAGCTCTGCTGCCTGCACTTCTACTGCATATGACAAAGTTAATAATGACTTGGATTCTAGTAAAGGTCAACTGGTTTGTGAGAGATGCCACTGTACTTTGAAGAATGAAAGTAACGAGTTCAAACAAGATCCTCTAATGTCCCACTCAGCCGGTCCAACCATTGAAGTAAGCCCAAATAATGTCCACTCTGGAGCAAGCAAGCCAGGCATCGCCTCAAACAGCATTAGTAAAAGCAGAGCTGTCGTtatcaaagcaaaaaagaacacaaaatcaaaagagaAGGGGGAATTTTCCCAAAGTTCAAAAAGTAGTCAAGGTGAGTATAGTAGTAGCACAAGTATCAGTGATGAGAGCAATGTGAGTGGGTCTAGTTGTGGTAACAGGCCTCACATGTCAAAGGATGTGAGGTGGGAAGCCATCCGTCATGCACGAATGCAGCAGGGAGTCCTGGGTTTGAGTCACTTCAATCTTTTAAAGAAGCTTGGTTGTGGTGACATTGGAACTGTATATCTTGCTGAGCTGATTGGTACAAATTGCCTATTTGCTATAAAGGTCATGGACAATGAATTTTTGGCTAGAAGGAATAAGATGCCAAGGGCTCAAACTGAAAGAGAAATATTGAGAATGCTGGATCATCCATTTCTCCCAACACTATATACCCAAttcacagcagataatttatcATGCTTAGTTATGGAGTATTGTCCAGGTGGAGATCTTCATGTCCTACGGCAGAAGCAGTTTGGCAGGAGTTTTCCTGAAGCAGCAGCTAG CAAGCAACACCACTGCTGCTGCTCTCAGCTACCAACAGCACCTGCTTGTGTATTGACTTG GTTTTATGTTGCTGAAGTCCTCCTTGCTTTGGAGTACTTGCACATGCTTGGAGTTGTGTACCGGGATTTAAAACCAGAGAACATTCTTGTTAGGGAAGATGGTCACATTATGCTCACAGACTTTGACCTCTCACTCAGATGTACTGTGAGTCCAACTCTCTTgaaatcatcttcatcttcatctacTGCAGATCCTGTAAGGATATCCGGCCCATGTACAGATTCTAGATGTGCTGAACCTTTCTGCATTGAACCATCCTGTCAAGTCCCCTGCTTCAGCCCTAGGTTTTTACCTGCTGCTGCAAAAACAAGGAAGTTAAAAGTTGACCCTGCAGTCAAGGTCAGATCGTTGCCACAGCTTGTGGCTGAGCCCACTGATGCACGATCCAATTCCTTTGTTGGTACCCATGAATATCTGGCTCCTGAGATAATTAAAGGAGAGGGTCACGGAGCTGCAGTTGATTGGTGGACGTTTGGTGTCTTTCTTTATGAGCTTCTATATGGTAGAACACCATTTAAAAgtggtaataataataatgacgaAACTTTAGCTAATGTAGTGTTGCAGAGTCTCAAATTCCCTGACAGCCCACTCGTCAGTTTCCAGGCAAGAGATCTCATCAGAGGGTTGTTGGTAAAGGAGCCAGAGAATCGGTTAGGATCCATGAAAGGGGCGGCTGAGATTAAGCAGCACCCCTTCTTTGAAGGCCTGAATTGGGCATTGATACGTTGCACCATTCCACCAGAGCTACCTGACCTTTGTGATTTTGGATTTGCAACCCCGGCTTCCCAGGAAACATCAAATAAGTATTTGGAATGTAAAGCTGCAGGAGAGCACCTGGAGTTTGAATTGTTTTAG